In the genome of Xanthocytophaga agilis, one region contains:
- a CDS encoding TIGR03885 family FMN-dependent LLM class oxidoreductase, with protein sequence MALIGYHASHEQFKPSELLTYVSMAEQAGFQAVNSSDHFYPWSERQGQSGFSFAWLGAAMNTSSLPFGMVVSPGPRYHPAVLAQAIATLCEMFPERFWVSLGSGEALNEAITGELWPAKQDRNIRLKESVEVIRQLLNGEMVHYKGSFTVENAKLYTLPKIKPLLIGAAVTAETAGWMGGWTDGIVTISKPIEELKKTVDAFRQNGGDGKPMYLKVQLSYARSEEEALMGAYDQWRTNIFQGNVLGQLRTVAEFDALGELVKPEDLPDKIDISSDTEFHIEKIRQYKALGFERIILHNVNRDQKTFIQDFGTKVIPQVI encoded by the coding sequence ATGGCTTTAATTGGATACCACGCATCACACGAACAGTTTAAACCCAGTGAACTGCTCACTTATGTCTCTATGGCAGAACAGGCTGGATTTCAGGCAGTGAATTCATCAGACCATTTTTATCCCTGGAGTGAACGGCAGGGGCAAAGTGGGTTTTCTTTTGCCTGGCTAGGAGCGGCCATGAATACCTCTTCGCTTCCATTTGGTATGGTAGTGTCTCCGGGACCACGGTATCATCCTGCTGTACTGGCACAGGCTATAGCTACCTTATGTGAAATGTTTCCTGAGCGATTTTGGGTATCATTGGGTAGTGGCGAGGCATTAAATGAGGCTATCACAGGCGAACTTTGGCCTGCAAAGCAGGATCGAAATATACGCTTGAAAGAAAGTGTAGAGGTTATTCGTCAGCTATTGAATGGCGAAATGGTGCATTACAAAGGTTCGTTTACCGTCGAAAATGCAAAACTCTATACGCTTCCCAAAATTAAACCTTTGCTGATTGGTGCTGCTGTCACAGCTGAAACTGCCGGTTGGATGGGAGGCTGGACAGATGGGATAGTGACTATATCGAAGCCAATAGAAGAATTGAAAAAGACGGTTGACGCATTTCGCCAGAATGGAGGGGACGGGAAGCCTATGTATCTGAAGGTGCAACTATCCTATGCCCGTTCAGAAGAAGAAGCTTTGATGGGTGCCTATGATCAGTGGCGTACCAATATCTTTCAGGGAAATGTGTTGGGACAATTGCGTACGGTAGCCGAATTTGACGCGCTGGGTGAGTTGGTTAAACCCGAAGATCTACCCGACAAAATAGACATTTCTTCTGATACAGAATTTCATATTGAGAAAATACGTCAATACAAGGCGCTTGGCTTTGAAAGGATTATCCTGCACAACGTAAACAGAGATCAAAAAACATTTATACAGGATTTTGGAACAAAAGTCATCCCTCAGGTAATTTAA
- a CDS encoding AraC family transcriptional regulator — protein MKTLHTFPTLELNDDLKLKGFRVYEAALCQTGHSMFGRRHFYKIVLSTGKTVITYTDRSSVKLDGVCLYFANPHIPYSVDILSGEPGGYACIFTENFIKPLERSEILLQSPLFKADGNPAFRLTEQQRVKITGIFESMIAEQATNYVYKADLLRNYIQLIVHEALRMQPEDFSIHYRNASTRITNQFLDLLERQFPIESITSPLMLKTAQDYANQLAVHVNYLNRAVKEETGKSTTTHIADRVTTEATVLLQHTDWSVAEIAYALGFEYPNYFSNFFKKMTGNIPKAYRTRQV, from the coding sequence ATGAAAACACTTCATACTTTTCCAACCCTGGAATTAAACGACGACCTGAAACTAAAAGGTTTTAGGGTATATGAAGCTGCCCTATGCCAGACAGGCCATTCCATGTTTGGTCGTAGGCATTTCTATAAAATTGTATTAAGCACTGGCAAAACAGTAATCACCTATACTGACCGCAGTAGTGTTAAACTAGATGGTGTGTGCCTGTATTTTGCGAATCCACACATTCCTTATAGTGTTGACATTCTTTCTGGCGAGCCAGGAGGATATGCGTGCATTTTTACAGAAAACTTTATCAAGCCTCTGGAACGTTCGGAAATTTTGCTACAATCTCCCTTGTTTAAAGCAGATGGAAACCCTGCCTTTCGGCTTACTGAACAACAGAGGGTAAAAATTACCGGAATCTTTGAAAGCATGATAGCCGAACAGGCTACCAATTATGTATACAAGGCTGATTTGCTACGTAATTATATCCAACTGATTGTGCATGAAGCTTTGCGTATGCAACCAGAGGATTTTTCTATCCACTATCGAAATGCTTCTACACGTATCACTAATCAGTTTCTGGATCTGCTGGAGCGACAGTTTCCTATAGAAAGTATAACTTCACCCTTAATGCTAAAGACTGCCCAGGACTATGCGAACCAGCTAGCTGTACATGTAAACTACCTGAATCGTGCTGTTAAGGAAGAAACCGGAAAATCAACCACTACCCATATAGCAGACCGTGTCACCACTGAGGCTACAGTCTTGCTGCAGCATACAGACTGGAGTGTAGCGGAGATTGCCTATGCGCTGGGATTTGAATATCCTAATTACTTCAGCAATTTCTTTAAGAAGATGACAGGCAATATTCCCAAAGCTTACCGCACCCGTCAGGTTTGA
- a CDS encoding aldo/keto reductase — protein sequence MEKRKLGNAGLEVSAIGLGCMGMSFGYGNIVDRNEMIKLIHYAIEKGINFFDTAEMYGPYVNEELVGEALAPFRDKVVIATKFGFEFDPKTHENKGMNSSPEHIRKVVDGSLKRLKTDVIDLYYQHRVDPNVPIEEVAGAVKELIQEGKVKYFGLSEADADSIRRAHAVQPVTALQSAYSLWIRGVENVILPTLEELGIGFVPYGPLGHGYLTGTIDASTQFNSNDIRSQHPNFSEENRKKNQQLVTLLTAFAEKKEITPAQLALAWVLHQKPSMVPIPGTTKLHRLDENLGAVDVELSAEDLAEIRRILTSVNVVVPY from the coding sequence ATGGAAAAACGTAAATTAGGTAATGCCGGACTGGAAGTGTCAGCTATAGGACTGGGCTGTATGGGTATGAGTTTTGGGTATGGCAATATTGTAGACAGAAACGAAATGATTAAGCTGATACACTATGCCATTGAAAAAGGAATCAACTTTTTTGATACCGCAGAAATGTATGGTCCTTATGTTAATGAAGAATTGGTAGGAGAAGCCCTGGCTCCCTTTCGAGACAAGGTAGTCATTGCTACAAAGTTTGGATTCGAGTTCGATCCCAAAACCCACGAAAACAAAGGCATGAACAGTAGCCCGGAGCATATCCGCAAGGTAGTGGACGGATCATTGAAACGCCTGAAAACGGATGTGATTGATCTGTATTACCAGCACCGTGTAGATCCCAATGTACCCATAGAAGAGGTGGCAGGTGCAGTCAAAGAACTGATTCAGGAAGGTAAGGTAAAATACTTTGGTTTATCAGAGGCAGATGCAGACAGCATTCGCAGAGCCCATGCTGTGCAACCCGTGACAGCATTACAAAGTGCCTATTCGCTTTGGATACGTGGGGTAGAAAATGTAATTCTACCAACTTTAGAAGAGCTCGGTATTGGCTTTGTGCCCTATGGTCCGCTGGGTCATGGATATCTGACTGGTACTATTGATGCCAGTACTCAATTTAATAGCAACGATATCCGAAGCCAGCATCCGAACTTTTCAGAAGAAAACCGGAAAAAAAACCAGCAACTTGTTACGTTACTAACTGCATTTGCTGAAAAGAAAGAAATCACACCTGCTCAGTTGGCATTAGCTTGGGTATTACATCAGAAACCATCAATGGTTCCTATTCCTGGAACCACAAAACTACACCGTTTGGACGAAAACCTGGGAGCTGTAGATGTAGAACTGTCAGCTGAAGACTTAGCTGAAATCAGGCGGATCCTAACCTCTGTTAACGTTGTGGTTCCATATTAA
- a CDS encoding DUF6896 domain-containing protein encodes MNTPENELTRLVEWIRLYIRKVEEIHLTFIKTFEITSPLSAWVAGQIPQMGFIHVNGILSSYQFHGIGCRVTIRKQTIDFDYGRDHRTDGFDPWRIFLFLRDKTKDPLSTLSVKELETLFGVLGKNGVILKPSMSLGSHLYYFNSYLVPNETKVPTHK; translated from the coding sequence ATGAATACCCCGGAAAATGAATTAACCCGCTTAGTGGAATGGATACGACTTTATATACGTAAAGTAGAGGAAATTCATCTAACCTTCATAAAAACCTTTGAAATTACCTCACCTTTGTCAGCTTGGGTAGCCGGACAAATTCCCCAAATGGGATTTATACATGTTAATGGCATATTGTCCAGCTATCAATTTCATGGTATTGGATGTAGAGTTACTATCAGGAAGCAAACAATAGATTTTGATTATGGTAGAGATCATCGCACTGATGGATTTGATCCATGGAGGATCTTTTTGTTCTTACGTGATAAAACGAAAGATCCACTATCCACACTTTCAGTTAAAGAGCTGGAAACGCTTTTTGGTGTATTGGGAAAAAATGGAGTTATCCTAAAGCCAAGTATGTCACTCGGCTCACACTTGTATTATTTTAATTCGTACCTGGTACCCAACGAAACTAAAGTACCCACACACAAATGA
- a CDS encoding SDR family oxidoreductase codes for MQVTLLTGASSGIGKALAHQLAAKKHNLVLVARNEQALKQLCEEITAKNGITAHYIVADLSKPDAANFVYVESKKKNLFVNLLINNAGIGSSGEFVHNNLQSELDMLELNNVSLVALCRLFLPNMVANKSGGIINVGSLASFFPSPYMAAYAASKAFVRSFTEALTEECKPYHVQVMLFSPGFTTTNFMNTPANNNSWGKTLTENAYTQTAEQVAIEMIQAWEKKKSFHVSGRINALTVKLISLIPNATIARTFANTKRKKMNL; via the coding sequence ATGCAAGTAACATTATTAACAGGAGCTTCAAGCGGAATCGGAAAGGCTCTAGCACACCAACTGGCAGCTAAGAAACACAACTTGGTGTTAGTAGCCCGTAATGAACAGGCACTCAAACAACTTTGCGAAGAAATAACAGCTAAAAATGGCATTACAGCTCATTACATTGTGGCCGATCTGAGTAAACCGGATGCTGCTAACTTTGTGTATGTTGAAAGCAAAAAGAAAAACTTATTCGTAAATTTACTAATCAATAACGCAGGCATTGGTTCCAGTGGGGAGTTTGTGCATAACAACCTACAATCCGAACTGGATATGCTGGAACTTAACAATGTATCACTGGTGGCTCTGTGTCGCCTGTTTCTGCCTAATATGGTAGCGAACAAAAGCGGAGGAATTATTAATGTAGGATCGCTGGCTTCGTTTTTTCCAAGCCCTTACATGGCAGCCTATGCAGCCTCAAAGGCATTTGTGCGCTCATTTACCGAGGCTCTTACTGAAGAATGCAAACCCTATCATGTACAGGTAATGCTGTTTAGTCCAGGTTTTACAACAACCAATTTTATGAATACACCAGCCAATAACAATAGCTGGGGCAAGACATTAACTGAAAATGCCTACACCCAAACAGCAGAACAGGTAGCAATCGAAATGATACAGGCGTGGGAAAAGAAGAAATCATTCCATGTTTCAGGACGTATCAATGCACTGACTGTAAAACTAATAAGCCTGATACCCAATGCTACCATTGCCAGAACCTTTGCCAATACCAAAAGAAAGAAAATGAACCTGTAA
- a CDS encoding SMI1/KNR4 family protein: MKLFLELLTKIREDKECIYLDRSFIPRPPEGILLPEDVILFYTHCGGVELFPNKNYSMKIVAPQDFVRANPIIAGTDGEYDRSYNWFIIGESGSQYITIDLAQERLGRCYDSFWETHALKGNCPVIATSFTELLESLYQHKGEYWYWLRDDFHSLGDAYN, from the coding sequence ATGAAACTATTCCTGGAATTACTTACTAAAATCAGAGAAGATAAAGAATGCATTTATCTGGACAGATCGTTTATCCCTCGACCTCCTGAAGGTATACTTTTGCCAGAAGATGTCATACTATTTTATACCCATTGTGGTGGAGTAGAACTCTTTCCGAATAAAAATTATTCGATGAAGATAGTAGCTCCTCAGGATTTTGTAAGAGCCAATCCGATTATTGCAGGAACAGATGGAGAGTATGACAGAAGCTATAATTGGTTTATTATTGGAGAATCCGGCTCTCAATATATTACGATTGATCTGGCTCAGGAAAGATTAGGTCGGTGTTATGATAGCTTTTGGGAAACCCATGCACTTAAGGGCAATTGTCCTGTTATTGCGACAAGCTTTACTGAGTTATTGGAATCACTTTATCAGCACAAAGGAGAGTACTGGTATTGGTTACGAGATGACTTTCATTCGTTGGGAGATGCATATAATTAA
- a CDS encoding DUF4291 domain-containing protein, with protein MTLKLNLYTEIEKTLPTTSRYILGQYNQDSIIVYQAFNEAIAARAVRNQKLGGGGFKFDRMSWIKTGFLWMMYRSGWASKPKQERVLAIHVKRDGFDSLLKAAVHSSYVEPIYQTHENWQQQVTNSEVRLQWDPDHDPYGNKLERRAIQLGLRGDALSRYASEWTIGIEDITDFVKQQHEHVLEHALDKLLIPVEDIYHVTDSAVFSKLGIGLVI; from the coding sequence ATGACACTTAAACTCAATTTATACACTGAAATAGAGAAAACTTTACCCACTACAAGCCGATATATTTTAGGTCAGTATAACCAGGATTCGATTATCGTTTATCAGGCTTTTAATGAAGCCATTGCTGCACGAGCTGTCAGAAACCAGAAACTTGGTGGAGGAGGTTTTAAGTTTGATCGAATGAGCTGGATCAAAACAGGTTTTCTATGGATGATGTATCGGAGCGGCTGGGCTTCCAAACCCAAACAGGAGCGAGTGTTAGCTATTCATGTAAAGCGGGATGGATTTGACAGCTTGCTGAAAGCTGCTGTGCATAGCTCTTATGTGGAGCCTATATATCAAACCCACGAAAACTGGCAGCAGCAAGTGACTAATTCAGAAGTAAGACTGCAATGGGACCCAGACCATGATCCCTATGGGAATAAACTGGAACGAAGGGCTATTCAACTTGGTTTGCGAGGAGATGCTTTAAGCCGTTATGCTTCAGAGTGGACAATAGGAATTGAGGATATAACAGATTTTGTCAAACAACAGCATGAACATGTCCTGGAACACGCTCTGGACAAATTACTAATCCCTGTTGAAGACATTTATCATGTTACAGATTCGGCTGTTTTTTCTAAATTGGGGATAGGGTTAGTCATATGA
- a CDS encoding alpha-amylase family protein: MLEHLWYKNAVIYSLDLESFKDGNNDGVGDFEGLIERLDYLHALGVDTIWLAPFQPTPNKDNGYDISDYYGVDPRHGSSGDFVNFMHKARGLGIRVIIDLVVNHTSDQHLWFKEARASKDNPKRNWYVWSDHKPSNWNKGMVFPGVQKATWTKDPKTGSYYFHRFYDHMPDLNTDNPEVRDEILKIIGFWLQLGVSGFRMDAVPFVLESPKPDVDSTTLHYGYLKELRRFLQWRKGDAILLGEANVLPEETVNYFGEAGDGIHLMFNFFVNQHLFYALASTEIEPLQKALEATREINPTSQWAHFLRNHDELDLGRLTEEQRQRVFQEFGPEKNMQIYDRGIRRRLASMLGNRQQIELAYSLMFTLPGTPVIRYGDEIGMGDDLSLKEREAVRTPMQWSSEGQAGFSDSDKEVKPVISEGIYSYKQVNVKDQKRDPNSLFNWMAFMIRLRKECPEIGFGSWEIIPVKPKGILVMRYEFKEEILVFVHNFTAKGEELVLTTRQAKTQRLIDLINKVESIADEDGRHTIILNAYGYRWFRGGE, encoded by the coding sequence ATGTTAGAACATCTCTGGTACAAAAACGCAGTAATTTATAGTCTGGATCTTGAATCGTTTAAAGATGGAAATAACGATGGAGTAGGGGATTTTGAAGGTCTTATCGAACGGTTGGATTATTTGCATGCATTAGGGGTAGATACAATATGGCTGGCTCCGTTTCAGCCAACTCCCAACAAAGACAATGGATATGATATTTCCGATTATTATGGTGTTGATCCCCGGCATGGTTCCTCGGGTGACTTTGTGAATTTTATGCATAAAGCCAGAGGACTAGGTATACGGGTTATCATTGACCTGGTAGTGAATCACACATCGGATCAGCATCTCTGGTTTAAAGAAGCTCGTGCTTCCAAAGACAATCCCAAACGGAACTGGTATGTGTGGTCTGATCATAAACCTTCCAACTGGAACAAGGGTATGGTGTTTCCAGGTGTACAGAAAGCTACCTGGACTAAGGACCCCAAAACCGGGTCTTATTACTTTCATCGGTTTTATGACCATATGCCCGACCTGAATACAGACAACCCTGAGGTGCGGGATGAAATCTTAAAGATCATTGGATTTTGGTTGCAGTTGGGTGTTTCTGGTTTTCGGATGGATGCCGTTCCGTTTGTGCTGGAATCTCCCAAGCCGGATGTTGACAGCACTACGCTACATTATGGCTATCTCAAAGAATTACGGCGGTTTCTGCAATGGCGAAAGGGAGATGCAATTTTATTGGGAGAAGCCAATGTGTTGCCAGAGGAAACGGTCAACTACTTTGGCGAGGCAGGTGACGGCATTCATCTGATGTTTAACTTCTTTGTGAACCAACATCTGTTTTATGCGTTAGCCTCAACTGAAATCGAACCTTTACAAAAGGCACTGGAAGCTACTCGTGAAATTAATCCGACTTCTCAGTGGGCGCATTTTCTTCGAAATCACGATGAACTGGATCTGGGACGGCTTACAGAGGAACAAAGACAGCGTGTGTTCCAGGAATTTGGTCCGGAAAAAAACATGCAGATCTATGACCGGGGCATTCGTCGCAGGCTCGCCTCTATGCTGGGCAATCGCCAGCAGATTGAGCTCGCTTATAGCCTGATGTTTACTTTGCCTGGCACTCCGGTAATTCGTTATGGAGATGAGATTGGGATGGGAGACGATCTGTCGCTGAAAGAACGTGAAGCTGTTCGTACACCTATGCAATGGTCCTCAGAAGGTCAAGCTGGGTTCTCTGATTCAGACAAAGAAGTAAAACCTGTAATTTCAGAAGGAATCTATTCGTATAAGCAGGTCAATGTGAAAGACCAGAAACGAGATCCCAATTCGTTGTTTAACTGGATGGCATTTATGATCCGCCTTCGGAAAGAATGTCCCGAGATAGGCTTTGGTTCCTGGGAGATCATTCCTGTAAAGCCTAAAGGTATTCTGGTGATGCGTTACGAATTCAAAGAAGAGATCCTGGTTTTTGTTCATAATTTCACTGCCAAAGGGGAAGAATTGGTTTTAACAACCCGGCAAGCAAAAACTCAACGGTTGATTGATCTAATTAATAAGGTGGAAAGTATTGCCGATGAGGACGGCAGACACACAATTATTCTCAACGCCTATGGGTATCGATGGTTTAGAGGAGGAGAATAA
- a CDS encoding carboxymuconolactone decarboxylase family protein, translating to MKTRISFQEAPKGFMDGLMKTHLYLKKSGLDAKLIELINFRVSQINECAYCLDMHYKDAIQLGESEQRLYSLATWRETPYYSKAERAALAYTESLTRLNNHESAEKEWEELSIYFSTTDIANLTLAITQINTWNRLNRAFGTVPGNYQPGEHEVAPAVAV from the coding sequence ATGAAAACAAGAATTTCATTTCAGGAAGCTCCCAAAGGATTTATGGACGGATTAATGAAAACACATCTGTATCTGAAAAAATCAGGACTAGATGCCAAGTTGATTGAATTAATCAATTTCCGTGTCTCTCAAATCAACGAATGTGCTTATTGTCTGGATATGCACTACAAGGATGCAATTCAACTAGGTGAATCGGAGCAACGCCTTTACTCACTAGCTACCTGGAGAGAAACTCCTTACTATTCCAAAGCAGAAAGAGCTGCATTGGCTTATACAGAATCCTTAACCCGGTTGAATAATCATGAGTCGGCAGAAAAGGAGTGGGAAGAATTATCTATCTATTTCTCTACAACCGATATCGCCAACCTGACTTTAGCCATTACCCAGATCAATACCTGGAATCGGCTTAACCGTGCTTTTGGTACTGTTCCGGGCAACTATCAGCCAGGCGAACATGAAGTGGCTCCAGCCGTAGCGGTTTAA
- a CDS encoding T9SS type A sorting domain-containing protein, which yields MQFTFLLRKCVSVLLLFCPFLSVYAQCTYTSVAGGGNWSDPATWTITGSGCSTTPSSTSTVIIDSHVILDQNFAVLSAGSRHGSITINTGASLQESSTAQTLNFGDGTGSQQQRLIANGLLNVSNVFFDKSDALFTVHSTIKCNLTVNNQSTITISGTQLTVEGNYNFINGNIASGGNGKLLIVGCVTGSNGFLNSSIIAPLIVCVLNQPTTCGTGTCNGDVPLNNDQNCMLMMPVDWLSFTTTYNEEKKYVVLQWETASEENNAYFVIEYSEDGINFTSIGQVMGAGTSTEKHTYSYMDSKPSYGTHYYRIRQVDDTNISSYSKVNTIRIFADNASLHMVSNGNGSYTLQIYGAGNIKQVQVFDLLGRIIYSDQSQASAEASYVEKSIPLAFSSAVYTVRVVTDKGAFFRKVALQNE from the coding sequence ATGCAATTCACTTTTCTTTTACGGAAATGCGTTTCCGTTTTGCTATTGTTTTGCCCATTCTTATCTGTCTATGCCCAATGCACCTATACTTCTGTGGCAGGTGGAGGGAACTGGAGTGATCCCGCTACTTGGACTATTACAGGAAGTGGATGCAGCACAACTCCTTCCTCTACAAGTACTGTGATTATAGATTCACATGTCATCCTCGATCAGAATTTTGCAGTTTTGTCTGCTGGTTCCAGGCATGGATCGATTACTATTAATACGGGTGCTTCGCTGCAAGAAAGCTCTACTGCTCAGACTTTAAACTTTGGGGATGGAACCGGCTCTCAGCAACAGCGGTTAATAGCGAATGGTTTACTGAATGTGTCCAATGTGTTTTTTGATAAATCGGATGCTTTATTTACTGTACATTCAACTATTAAGTGTAATCTGACTGTTAACAATCAATCTACTATTACCATATCAGGTACTCAGCTTACTGTTGAAGGGAATTATAACTTTATCAATGGGAATATTGCCTCCGGAGGCAATGGTAAACTTCTTATTGTCGGTTGTGTTACAGGCTCCAATGGATTTTTGAATAGTTCTATCATTGCACCGCTGATTGTATGTGTTTTGAATCAGCCTACTACCTGTGGTACAGGTACCTGTAATGGAGATGTTCCTCTTAACAATGATCAGAATTGTATGCTGATGATGCCCGTTGACTGGTTATCATTTACCACTACCTATAATGAAGAAAAGAAATATGTTGTCTTGCAATGGGAAACTGCCAGTGAAGAAAACAACGCCTATTTTGTGATCGAGTATTCAGAAGACGGAATAAATTTTACATCTATTGGGCAGGTAATGGGTGCTGGAACCTCAACAGAGAAACACACCTACTCATACATGGATTCAAAGCCTTCTTATGGTACACACTATTATCGTATACGTCAGGTAGATGATACCAATATCTCCTCTTACTCGAAAGTAAATACTATCCGCATTTTTGCTGATAATGCCAGTCTGCATATGGTTTCCAATGGAAATGGCAGCTATACATTACAAATTTATGGTGCTGGAAATATTAAACAGGTACAGGTGTTTGATCTTTTAGGGCGTATCATTTATTCAGATCAGAGTCAGGCATCGGCAGAAGCGTCGTATGTAGAGAAGAGTATACCGCTGGCTTTCAGCAGTGCAGTGTATACAGTGAGAGTAGTGACAGATAAAGGGGCATTTTTCCGGAAAGTTGCTCTTCAGAACGAGTAA
- a CDS encoding rod shape-determining protein: MSFFSETVGIDPGSQYLRIIHNNKLIFNEPAHFSIDSVENKISGIGNTTRTTKESIVVSPVNYTISDFIGFEHLIKLALKQGLANRYRSYKSYKVFFSLPTQATEAEKRTYKDSAEHAGAKEVYMIYQNICAALGMNILHEKKDFILIEWGASKFDISVFVKGFPVSVGSVRMGIRTLSNLLLNHLSSNYQVPIINKDIEHILMDLKAISSKNEFRIGTTIISFQSIQPILDAYFTFVNLEIQNTLAAVKTSVDLEKVMSKGVHYTGGGSIFEYMRKQLTFDQEISYTLSQSPLLDTINGLKMVITQPTAYKPYLMI, encoded by the coding sequence ATGTCCTTTTTTTCTGAAACTGTCGGTATAGATCCTGGTAGCCAATATTTACGAATTATTCATAACAACAAGTTAATATTTAATGAACCTGCCCATTTTTCTATTGATTCAGTTGAAAACAAAATTTCAGGTATTGGCAATACGACACGTACAACCAAAGAAAGCATAGTTGTATCTCCAGTTAACTACACAATAAGTGACTTTATTGGCTTTGAGCATTTAATAAAGCTGGCACTGAAACAAGGCTTAGCAAATAGGTATAGATCCTATAAATCATACAAAGTTTTTTTCAGTCTACCTACTCAGGCTACAGAAGCAGAAAAAAGAACATACAAAGACAGTGCAGAACATGCAGGAGCTAAAGAGGTATATATGATTTATCAGAATATCTGTGCTGCTTTGGGAATGAATATACTACACGAAAAGAAAGACTTCATTCTGATTGAGTGGGGTGCCAGTAAATTTGATATTTCTGTGTTTGTTAAAGGATTTCCCGTATCAGTAGGAAGTGTCCGCATGGGTATTCGAACATTGAGTAATCTCCTTCTCAATCATCTTTCCAGCAATTACCAGGTTCCTATTATCAACAAAGATATAGAACATATCTTAATGGATTTAAAGGCAATCTCTTCTAAAAATGAATTCAGAATTGGTACAACAATAATCTCTTTTCAGAGTATCCAACCTATTCTGGATGCCTATTTTACCTTTGTCAACCTTGAAATTCAGAACACTCTTGCAGCTGTCAAAACTTCAGTAGATTTAGAAAAAGTAATGAGCAAAGGAGTTCATTATACCGGCGGAGGATCGATTTTTGAATATATGAGGAAACAACTCACCTTTGATCAGGAAATTTCCTATACTCTTAGCCAAAGTCCTTTACTGGATACTATCAATGGATTAAAAATGGTAATTACCCAACCAACAGCCTACAAACCTTATCTTATGATTTAG
- a CDS encoding helix-turn-helix transcriptional regulator produces MKKEPIETIHIDSITQSHQLMRIDKPKHPLFSIVRFEDIEQQALDSRLRLIFGYYQITLKRNCPGKLQYGQTMYDFDEGVMSFFAPKQVNILEPGEVLARSGWLLNIHPDFLRTYPLAQKIKDYGFFEYAVNEALILSEEEEKSIIAIFQQIEREYTLPIDNFSQDVVISNIELLLTYCNRYYNRQFIVRKATNHTLLGKFEKLLNEYFDNKMTDKGLPTVKYFADAMNISPNYLGDMLRQLTGNNVQQHIHERLINKAKELLSTTDFSVNEIAYELGFEYPQSFSKLFKNKTNLSPSEFRQAFQ; encoded by the coding sequence ATGAAAAAAGAGCCCATAGAAACCATACATATCGACAGTATAACCCAAAGCCATCAATTAATGAGGATAGACAAGCCGAAGCATCCCTTGTTCAGCATTGTCCGGTTCGAAGATATAGAGCAGCAAGCATTGGATTCCCGCTTACGTCTGATTTTTGGTTATTACCAAATCACCCTGAAAAGGAATTGTCCTGGCAAATTGCAATACGGACAAACCATGTATGACTTTGATGAAGGTGTAATGTCCTTTTTTGCACCGAAACAGGTAAACATTTTAGAACCTGGAGAGGTACTGGCAAGATCCGGGTGGTTACTCAACATCCATCCGGATTTTTTACGAACCTATCCCCTGGCACAGAAAATAAAGGATTATGGCTTTTTTGAATATGCAGTTAATGAAGCACTGATACTTTCGGAAGAGGAAGAAAAATCTATTATAGCTATCTTTCAACAGATTGAAAGAGAATATACCTTACCTATAGACAATTTTAGCCAGGATGTAGTGATTTCCAACATCGAATTACTACTCACCTACTGCAATCGCTATTATAACAGACAGTTTATTGTCAGAAAGGCCACCAACCACACATTACTGGGAAAGTTTGAAAAGCTCCTGAACGAGTACTTTGACAATAAAATGACAGACAAAGGACTGCCTACAGTCAAATATTTTGCAGATGCCATGAATATTTCTCCCAACTACCTGGGCGATATGCTCCGTCAACTAACGGGCAACAATGTGCAGCAACATATCCATGAACGACTGATAAACAAAGCCAAAGAACTTCTCTCAACTACAGACTTCTCAGTGAATGAGATTGCCTATGAACTTGGTTTTGAATACCCACAATCATTTAGCAAGCTATTTAAAAACAAGACAAATCTCTCCCCCTCTGAATTTAGACAAGCCTTTCAGTGA